The Estrella lausannensis region TTGAGATACTTTCGGTATAAGACGACCTCTTAATTTGAAGTGATTTTCCCTTTTAAGTTTTCAAATATAGTGATATTATGTGGAGCGATTAGCGGATACATTTTTACAAATTATCAATGCCTTGGTTTAAGCTTCTTAAAGCCAAGCTGCAGGGGAAATCAGTGGCTCCTCAACATTTAGAACAAGATCCTAAAGACAAAGAAGATCTAGGCGATGCCGAAGAGGAGATGGAGCTGTCCACTGCCCATCTTGATGACGAGCTCGAAGAACAGCTGGAGACAGCGTTCCATCAAGACACCGCCCAGGTCATCTTGCACGACGTTTCCCGCATCGCAAGAGAAAACGATCCGGTCGACTTGGCCCACATCGTCACAAGACTCCCCCACCACTCCCGCGTGGTTGTTTACGACAACCTACCCGATCTGGACGCCAAGATCATTTTCATCATCAACACCACCGGCTCTACCAGAACAACAATTTTCCGACAGATCTCCGACAGCGAAATCAAAGACCTGCTAGAGAAGATGCCTCCTGACGAAGCTGTCTGGATGCTAGACGACATGTCCGACAGAAGGATGAAGAGGGTTTTAGAGCTGCTCGATGCCAAAAAGCGCCAACGCATCCAAGACCTGCAAAAGCACGATCGCAACAGCGCCGGCCGTCTGATGACCAACGAATATTTCTCCTTCAACATGAACGCCACCGTGGGCCAGGTCGCGCAAACCATCCGTGACAACCCGGGGATTGAGCTCACACGAAGGGTGTTTGTCTACAATCAGAAAGAAGAGGCCGTTGGCTACGCCTCCGCGAGAAGCCTGATCATCACTCCGCCCTATATCCCTTTGCGCCAGGTAATGCGTCCCATCCACCATAAGGTCCGTGAAGACGCTTCAAGGGAAGAGGTGATCGATATTGTCGAGCGCTACAAGATTGCCGCCCTGCCGGTTGTCGATGAAAACGACAAAATGGTCGGCGTAATCACCTACGAAGATGTCGTCGAGGCGATGGAAGACCTTGCCGATGACACGATTGCCAGCATCGGCGGTACAGCAGAAGACGTCACCGAGCATGACCCCGCCTGGAAGAGAATGCTTTGGCGCGCTCCCTGGCTCGTCGTGACCTTATGCGCCGGGCTAGTCACCACGACATCGATGATGCACTTTGAAGCAGCTCCTTGGTTCCGCTACATGTCATTCTTCGTGCCCCTGATCGCAGGGATGAGCGGCAACGTCGGCATTCAGTGCTCGACAACGCTCGTCCGTAGCATGTCACTCGGAGAGCTCTCCTACAAGTCCAAAAAAGAAGCTATGGTCCGTGAGATCAGCATCGGTCTTCTGACGGGAACAGCGTTCGGCCTTCTCTCCGGACTGGTCGTTTTTACCCTCTACCAGACAGGGCTACAACCTTCAGGAGAGGACGAACTGAGAATCGGCATCACTGTCGCCACAGGACTTTTTGCCGCCTGCGTCACGGCCACCGTTTTAGGAACCATCTCACCGTTCCTGTTCGACCGCTACAACATCGATCCTGCTGTCGCTTCAGGCCCGATCGTCACTGCCTTCAACGACGTCCTCTCTTCCCAGATATTCTTTTTAGTGGCCCGCTCTCTCTTCTTTTTCTTGACTTGAAGAGGTCTTTTAAAAAAAATCAGAACGAGATGATCCGTTTAATTTACAGGTGATTTGTGTCCAAACCCCTCAAAGTCGGCAGCCTTATCGAAAACACTTTGGCGCCAGACCGCCTTGGCTCACTGCTCGGTCTAGTTGCTCTGAAAATCAAGACGCGGCTGATCGGTATCAAAGAGTTTTTCAAGACCGCCTTTCTCTACTACGGCAACACCAAGTTCATGAAATCCGATCTCTCGCTTATGGGGATGTATCTCTTTAACAGCCCTTACAGCATCTCCAAAAGATTTTTAGAGGAGCAGGGCGACAAAAACATCTACGCCTATGGCGAGACACCGCTTGATACGATGGAAAAAATCGTGCGTGAGTGCGGTATCAGCAGCGCAGATCATGTGTTTGAGCTCGGATCAGGAAGAGGCAGGGTCTGTTTTTGGTTAAATACCGTTCTCGGTGCGAAAGTCACCGGCATCGACAACGTGCCGGCCTTTATCGAACGTGCCGAAAAGATCCGGCACAAGCTGGGCATGGAAGGAGTCCACTTCGTCTTGGGGGATTTTTTGACAGCTCCCCTGAACGGCGGAACCGTCTACTATCTTTTTGGCAGTGCGCTCGAAGAGGAGTTCTTAGGTAAAATGGCGAAACGTTTCGAAGAGCTGCCGAAGGGCACCCGGTTCGTGACCATCAGCTTCCCCCTCACCGACTACACAAAACCGGGATCCTTTGAAGTCATGAAGCGTTTCCCCGTCACATTTCCCTGGGGCGAGACAGACGCCTATCTCCAAATCAAAAAGAAATAAAAAAACCCCATTCCGGGTAAACCGGAATGAGGTTTTCTTAATATCCGTAGCTGAAAGCTCTCGTTTTTAAGCCGAAGCTGAGAGAATACGCATCGCAGCGTTGTGCAGGTTTTCGTTCATACGATCCAAATTGGAGAGAGCGCTCCCCTGCATGTTGCGGTTCTGACCGGCTGACGACTGGGCCACATCGCGTCTGTTGGTCGTAAGCTGCAAGTCAAACTGATGCGCTTGTCGCTTGGATTCATAGTAGCTCTGCAGCGGCTGTCCGACAGCTCCCTGGATCCCCTGCGAGATAGCGCCTGCAGACTGACTGAACTGGCTCACCTGGCTGATCGATTGCGAGACTTTGGCTGCCCCGTTCGCCAGCTGTCCAAGACCGGCAATGTTGGCGCCGGCGCCGACCATGCCGCCGATAATGCTGATAGTTCCACAGCCAATGCCTGTCAAAAGCGACCAGAAGTTATTGTAAGTGCCTTTAACATTCTGGATCTCTTCACGCATTCTCTCCACTTCCGCCTGGGTCATTTCCATGTCGCTCTTTCCCGCTTTGCGGAGGAGAAGAACAGCCAACTGACGGATGAGATAGTCAATTTTTGTCCAGTTAGCCTTCTCTTTTTTACTCTCTTCCCTGATTTCGAAGCTGACGCGCTGGATCTCCGAATCGATGAGATTGGGTTTTTCACCGACCTCTCGCTTGGCGCCGGCAGCGCTCAGCATATCGAATCCAAGCTCTGCCGCGCTCTTACCGGAGGCGACATCAGCCTGAGAGCGATAACTGTCTTCGACCGCTTTCAGTGTAGGATATTCAGGCAGCTGGACAGCCGACTGCTGAACGACCTGCTCTCTATCCTGGGCTTTGCCAATATGACTAAATTGTGTAATAGACATGGGAATTTGTCTCCGTACGTTTGTCTAATAAGAACCTACCCCAAAAATCGACTGAAACTTTTTAATGGGCTAGGTCAAAATTTGCTTCTATCTAAAAAAATCCGGCTTGTTGCGCAGCACCTGCGCGATCTTGGCCCAAACAGCGGCAATGCTGTTGTCGTTCGACTCCATATCCTGGAGCATAACCGACATGCTGTTTGCGATCAGGTCCTTCTCTTGCTTTACTTCAAAGGCCTGAGCCTGATCTTTTTCACTCTGGTAATTCAAGACGCTGCTCGCGATCTGCGAGCCACCGCTCGCAGCGCCGGCAATGCCCGCACCCACTCCAAAAACTACAGGAAGGGCAGCTCCCCCCGTGGCGACCGTGGCGATGATGCCGCCGAGCGCAAGAACGCCTCCGAGAAGACCGGCTCCAAAGCTTGTCCAGCCTAAAATATCGGCTGTCTCCTGTTTGCTTTCGGCCCGATCTTTGAACGCCATATACTCTTCAATCAGCTTTTTCTGCTTATCGCCTTTGTCCTGAATGAGGATCTGATTGGTCTTTGTATTTTCTTCGCGCAGCTTCGACTGTCTGCCCATGGCAGCGAAAATAGCCTTCATCAGAAGTGCTTCCGTAGGAGCGCCGCCGCCTTCACCTCTTGTGATCAGGCCGGCAGAGGCAATCACCTCATTATCTATCGGAGACTCCGCCGATGCCTTCACCAGCTGGGACATGGAATATTCCGCCACCGGGCTTGGCCTCTCAATCGATGGCTTCTGACGAATCGTTGGCAGCACGTCGGGTTTGGACAGGCCCCTGGGAATTGCATTCGCCTGAACGCTCTTTTCAGGGAAAAGCTGCCTGTAAAATGTTTTCGAGGCTTCTACGACCGTTGACAGAACAGTTTTTGTCTCACTCTTGACAGTCTCAAGGGCGGCGCTTGCCTGCGTGTTCACAGTGTCGAGCGTCTTGCCAAGATCTGACGCGAAGGACGCTGCCTGCGGATTGACGGCAACACGCCTTGCGTCCTCTTCGACGTGCCCCTTGCTGTCGCGGACGGAAAGGGTCGGT contains the following coding sequences:
- the mgtE gene encoding magnesium transporter, whose translation is MELSTAHLDDELEEQLETAFHQDTAQVILHDVSRIARENDPVDLAHIVTRLPHHSRVVVYDNLPDLDAKIIFIINTTGSTRTTIFRQISDSEIKDLLEKMPPDEAVWMLDDMSDRRMKRVLELLDAKKRQRIQDLQKHDRNSAGRLMTNEYFSFNMNATVGQVAQTIRDNPGIELTRRVFVYNQKEEAVGYASARSLIITPPYIPLRQVMRPIHHKVREDASREEVIDIVERYKIAALPVVDENDKMVGVITYEDVVEAMEDLADDTIASIGGTAEDVTEHDPAWKRMLWRAPWLVVTLCAGLVTTTSMMHFEAAPWFRYMSFFVPLIAGMSGNVGIQCSTTLVRSMSLGELSYKSKKEAMVREISIGLLTGTAFGLLSGLVVFTLYQTGLQPSGEDELRIGITVATGLFAACVTATVLGTISPFLFDRYNIDPAVASGPIVTAFNDVLSSQIFFLVARSLFFFLT
- a CDS encoding SAM-dependent methyltransferase, translated to MSKPLKVGSLIENTLAPDRLGSLLGLVALKIKTRLIGIKEFFKTAFLYYGNTKFMKSDLSLMGMYLFNSPYSISKRFLEEQGDKNIYAYGETPLDTMEKIVRECGISSADHVFELGSGRGRVCFWLNTVLGAKVTGIDNVPAFIERAEKIRHKLGMEGVHFVLGDFLTAPLNGGTVYYLFGSALEEEFLGKMAKRFEELPKGTRFVTISFPLTDYTKPGSFEVMKRFPVTFPWGETDAYLQIKKK